Proteins encoded within one genomic window of Vidua macroura isolate BioBank_ID:100142 chromosome 2, ASM2450914v1, whole genome shotgun sequence:
- the LOC128803512 gene encoding regucalcin-like — MSSSIKIESVVKEKNRMGECPVWEERENALVYVDINSQKVCRWSPVTNEVQSVSVDARVGSVALRQCGGYVIALGTRFAFLDWDTQAVTTILELEQDKPNNRFNDGKVDPKGRFFAGTMAEETAPGVRARRQGALYTLFPDHSVIKQLDQLDISNGLDWSLDHRTFFHIDSLSYAVHAFSYDVHTGKIACPKLLYHLEKEEQMPDGMCIDAEGKLWVACIDGGRVIRIDPETGKRIQTVRLPTPRITSCCFGGKDYSEMYVTSAYDGLDEATLAKEPHAGEIFKITGLGVKGIPQNFYAA, encoded by the exons ATGTCTTCCTCCATCAAAATCGAGTCTGTTGTGAAGGAGAAGAACCGGATGGGAGAGTGCCCAGtctgggaagaaagggagaaTGCACTTGTCTATGTAGACATCAACTCGCAGAAGGTTTGCCGCTGGAGCCCAGTCACCAATGAGGTGCAGAGCGTGTCTGTGG ATGCCCGTGTTGGCTCAGTGGCTCTGCGGCAGTGTGGGGGCTATGTCATCGCCCTGGGGACCAGGTTTGCCTTCCTGGACTGGGACACCCAGGCAGTCACCACCATCCTCGAGCTTGAGCAGGATAAACCCAACAACAGGTTCAATGATGGGAAAGTGGATCCAAAGGGGAGGTTTTTTGCTG GTACGATGGCTGAAGAGACAGCACCAGGGGTCCGAGCGAGGCGACAAGGAGCTCTCTATACCCTCTTCCCTGACCATTCAGTAATAAAACAGCTAGACCAGTTGGACATCTCCAATGGTCTGGATTGGTCCCTGGACCACAGGACCTTCTTTCACATCGACAGCCTGTCATACGCTGTCCATGCCTTCAGCTATGATGTGCACACTGGAAAGATTG CCTGCCCCAAGCTTTTGTACCATCTGGAAAAGGAGGAGCAAATGCCTGACGGGATGTGCATAGACGCAGAAGGGAAGCTCTGGGTGGCCTGTATTGATGGCGGCAGAGTCATTCGCATAGACCCAGAGACAG gaaaaagaatCCAAACTGTGAGGCTACCTACTCCAAGGATCACCTCTTGCTGCTTTGGTGGAAAAGACTACTCAGAAATGTATGTGACTTCTGCATATGATGGACTGGACGAGGCCACCTTAGCCAAGGAACCTCATGCAGGAGAGATTTTCAAG ataacAGGCCTGGGTGTGAAAGGGATCCCACAGAATTTCTATGCTGCTTGA